A window of the Cannabis sativa cultivar Pink pepper isolate KNU-18-1 chromosome X, ASM2916894v1, whole genome shotgun sequence genome harbors these coding sequences:
- the LOC115702713 gene encoding protein IQ-DOMAIN 6, with translation MARSSNWFKRIRRNFVKGSSKSSRNIIVVYSHISSHEEETTQLISDVAASITTQQTLPPPPLTKQDLAAIEIQAQFRGHLARRAFRALRSLVKLQAIVRGGQVRKQARIAMHCMNAMTRLQVSVRARQLFAGDSSLSNNNRLTLQRHLF, from the exons ATGGCTAGAAGTAGCAATTGGTTCAAAAGAATCAGAAGAAATTTTGTTAAAGGGTCTTCAAAATCTTCAAGGAACATCATTGTTGTTTACTCTCACATATCATCCCATGAAGAAGAAACCACTCAGCTAATCTCAGATGTTGCAGCTTCAATAACCACACAACAAACACTTCCCCCGCCGCCTTTAACAAAACAAGATTTGGCTGCAATCGAAATCCAAGCACAATTCCGAGGCCATCTC GCAAGACGAGCATTTCGGGCCCTGAGGAGTCTTGTCAAGCTTCAAGCCATAGTTCGAGGAGGGCAAGTAAGGAAACAAGCGCGCATAGCTATGCATTGTATGAATGCCATGACAAGGCTGCAGGTCAGTGTTCGAGCACGCCAGCTCTTTGCCGGGGATAGCAGCCTCAGCAACAATAATCGGTTAACCTTGCAAAGACATCTTTTTTAG